In one Natronosalvus amylolyticus genomic region, the following are encoded:
- the htpX gene encoding zinc metalloprotease HtpX: MDWQPDWGLRFRMFLTMFLLFALYIVFAAVITTYVGGGLFVFAILFGGMSFVQYYYSDTLTLKTMGAKVVDDDEYPQLHAAVERLSQQADLPKPKVAVIDSKVPNAFATGRNQKNAAVAVTTGLMRRLNQEELDGVIAHELAHVKNRDMMVMTIASFLSTIAFMIVRWGAFFGGGRRGRGGGGVVVAILVSLVVWIISYLLIRALSRYREFAADRGAAAITGNPAALASALMTISGDVEKIPDRDLREEAEMNAFFIIPLKSGIVGRLFSTHPDTERRVEALRQLEREMETV, encoded by the coding sequence ATGGACTGGCAACCGGACTGGGGACTGCGATTTCGAATGTTCCTCACGATGTTTCTCCTCTTCGCGCTGTACATCGTGTTCGCTGCCGTGATCACTACCTACGTCGGCGGTGGCCTGTTCGTCTTCGCCATCCTCTTCGGCGGGATGTCGTTCGTCCAGTACTACTACAGCGATACGCTCACGCTCAAGACGATGGGGGCGAAGGTGGTCGACGACGACGAGTACCCACAGTTACACGCAGCCGTCGAACGACTCTCACAGCAGGCCGACCTCCCGAAACCGAAAGTTGCCGTCATCGACTCGAAAGTGCCGAACGCGTTCGCAACCGGCCGCAATCAGAAAAACGCTGCCGTCGCCGTCACAACCGGCCTCATGCGTCGCCTGAACCAGGAGGAACTCGACGGCGTCATCGCCCACGAACTCGCCCACGTCAAAAACCGGGACATGATGGTGATGACCATCGCCTCGTTTCTCTCGACCATCGCCTTCATGATCGTCCGTTGGGGGGCGTTCTTCGGCGGCGGTCGCCGGGGGCGCGGCGGTGGCGGCGTCGTCGTCGCTATCCTCGTCTCGCTCGTCGTCTGGATCATCAGCTACCTGCTGATCCGGGCGCTCTCGCGCTATCGCGAGTTCGCCGCCGACCGGGGTGCCGCCGCGATCACCGGCAACCCCGCCGCGCTGGCTTCGGCGCTCATGACCATCTCGGGCGACGTCGAGAAAATCCCCGACAGGGACCTCCGCGAGGAAGCCGAAATGAACGCCTTCTTCATCATCCCGCTGAAATCGGGCATCGTCGGCCGCCTCTTTTCGACCCATCCGGACACCGAGCGACGCGTCGAAGCGCTTCGGCAACTCGAGCGCGAGATGGAAACCGTTTAA
- the pspAB gene encoding PspA-associated protein PspAB: MGLLDGLRAVLGIRAESDAKREADPEDLFGMSTAYLTMEADLGYRHVGAGALCFSGVDSSSFRDTVEDVEAILEAGREDTGTDFHVTEDDHGYRWVVLEDDNPEDLITSLHFAADTFVERGYGSRLLAAVFGYENEKGPAYWIYSFRRGAFYPFAPRGGRERDTNVEFKLESVLDGELEVEGDKEYWYPLWPSASGRHPWE; this comes from the coding sequence ATGGGACTACTGGACGGACTTCGGGCCGTCCTCGGGATTCGAGCCGAGTCGGACGCCAAACGCGAGGCCGACCCCGAAGACCTCTTCGGGATGAGTACCGCCTATCTGACGATGGAAGCCGACCTCGGCTACCGCCACGTCGGAGCGGGCGCGCTCTGTTTTTCCGGCGTCGACTCGAGCAGCTTTCGCGACACCGTCGAGGACGTCGAAGCCATTCTCGAGGCAGGCCGTGAGGATACGGGCACTGACTTTCACGTCACCGAAGACGACCACGGCTATCGGTGGGTCGTCCTCGAGGACGACAACCCTGAAGACCTCATCACGAGCCTCCACTTCGCCGCGGACACGTTCGTCGAACGCGGCTATGGCTCTCGACTGCTCGCTGCCGTCTTCGGGTACGAGAACGAGAAGGGGCCGGCCTACTGGATTTACTCGTTTCGACGCGGCGCGTTCTATCCGTTTGCCCCCCGAGGCGGTCGAGAGCGTGACACGAACGTCGAATTCAAACTCGAGTCCGTGTTGGACGGCGAACTCGAGGTCGAAGGCGACAAGGAGTACTGGTATCCGCTGTGGCCGTCGGCGAGCGGACGCCACCCCTGGGAGTAG
- a CDS encoding ABC transporter permease subunit, which yields MTGDDHSRGDEANGKTNEEPSQRRWVREASEEQATVDQESGDQSSTADGSSRQQAVDAKQDRSSEATQPPQQPRDHATQPPQQPRDHATQPPQQPRDHATQPPQQPRDHATQPPQDPAPHQEAGDPTQATHATSSGAVGSGHATGGTVTEPARESVDGPAAEDVGLEVRLRRWYAIGESEFAHARGGRAVKVFAGLAAVVGAVGAFVLATVLEGAFESAAETLTEDPAALTDNAIIGGIYGRQLTAEDIEGLHGVLTSPTAVADFTGVALLFVLAITLVPIAGLTMGLTSAFTNRESDRYASLEARGYGQVDVLVGTFLGRCLCLGVVVGVGGLAIALGALVQTSFPSLTLVVTAAVVFALSCIFVAFGTFAGTLGETKAKAWAIGLGLLVLPYYQLVTWLPSSQEQLATFHPWSVSPLIQRFHFGTVVTDSLVILPLSRLSELVPRVSLVTEVYIEGRSTAETGSAELASVPLYLEHWFVFVVIAFWITLPLVGAYLALDRDVSL from the coding sequence ATGACAGGGGACGACCACTCTCGAGGAGACGAGGCGAATGGCAAGACAAACGAGGAGCCATCCCAACGCAGGTGGGTTCGGGAAGCGTCCGAGGAACAGGCCACTGTCGACCAGGAGTCTGGCGACCAGTCATCGACCGCCGACGGGTCGTCTCGCCAACAGGCAGTCGACGCGAAGCAGGACCGCTCGAGTGAGGCCACTCAGCCACCGCAACAGCCACGTGACCACGCCACTCAGCCACCGCAACAGCCACGTGACCACGCCACTCAGCCACCGCAACAGCCACGTGACCACGCCACTCAGCCACCGCAACAGCCACGTGACCACGCCACTCAGCCACCACAGGACCCAGCCCCGCACCAGGAAGCCGGTGACCCGACGCAGGCAACGCACGCCACCAGTTCGGGTGCGGTCGGTTCAGGCCACGCAACCGGGGGCACGGTCACGGAACCGGCTCGAGAGAGCGTCGACGGGCCGGCTGCCGAAGACGTCGGTCTCGAGGTTCGCCTCCGGCGCTGGTATGCCATCGGCGAAAGCGAGTTCGCTCACGCTCGAGGCGGCCGGGCAGTCAAAGTCTTTGCCGGCCTCGCCGCGGTCGTCGGCGCGGTTGGCGCGTTCGTGCTCGCGACCGTGCTCGAGGGCGCGTTCGAATCTGCTGCGGAGACGCTGACCGAAGACCCCGCGGCGCTGACCGACAATGCCATCATCGGCGGGATATACGGTCGACAGTTAACCGCCGAGGATATCGAAGGACTCCACGGCGTTCTCACGTCACCAACGGCGGTCGCCGATTTCACCGGCGTGGCCCTGTTGTTCGTGCTGGCGATCACGCTGGTCCCGATTGCCGGGTTGACGATGGGGCTGACGTCGGCGTTCACCAACCGGGAATCGGACCGGTACGCGTCCCTCGAGGCCAGGGGATACGGCCAGGTTGACGTACTCGTCGGCACGTTCCTGGGGCGGTGTCTCTGTCTCGGTGTCGTCGTCGGTGTGGGTGGGCTCGCCATCGCGCTCGGGGCGCTCGTCCAGACGTCGTTCCCGTCGCTGACCCTCGTCGTGACGGCCGCGGTCGTGTTCGCGTTGTCCTGTATCTTCGTCGCCTTCGGGACGTTCGCTGGGACCCTCGGCGAGACGAAAGCGAAAGCCTGGGCCATCGGCCTCGGACTGCTGGTACTCCCGTACTATCAACTCGTGACGTGGCTGCCGAGCAGTCAGGAGCAGCTCGCGACCTTCCACCCGTGGTCGGTGTCGCCGCTCATCCAGCGCTTTCACTTCGGGACGGTCGTCACCGACTCGCTGGTCATACTCCCGCTGTCTCGGCTGAGCGAACTGGTGCCACGCGTCTCGCTGGTCACCGAGGTCTACATCGAGGGCCGATCGACAGCCGAAACGGGGAGTGCCGAACTCGCGTCCGTGCCCCTGTACCTCGAGCACTGGTTCGTGTTCGTCGTTATCGCGTTCTGGATCACGCTCCCGCTCGTGGGTGCGTATCTCGCGCTCGACCGGGACGTTTCACTGTAG
- a CDS encoding class I SAM-dependent methyltransferase, producing MEDDARVWWNAWAEQFQEAYGGGEIEVGIDWGPGAPKDDDMGLLGDLEGKKAIELGCGGAQFGIAVSERGADVTGVDISAAQLSYARKHADERDQDIRFVESSVTDMPMIPDETYDLAFSAFAFQWVEDLQACFEEAYRVLKPDGKLVFSVDHPFYKIVDPETQTFKQSYFDMSPRRQYSEAFDAEMVIHRRNIGETVRLLLETGFHLEGVHEPGYDTPDDYVSEFGSFDPDLMATVPPTVIYSGRKR from the coding sequence ATGGAAGACGACGCTCGAGTGTGGTGGAACGCGTGGGCCGAACAGTTCCAGGAGGCATACGGCGGCGGTGAGATCGAGGTCGGTATCGACTGGGGTCCGGGTGCGCCGAAGGACGACGATATGGGGCTGCTTGGCGACCTCGAGGGCAAGAAAGCGATCGAATTGGGGTGTGGCGGGGCCCAGTTCGGTATCGCCGTTTCCGAGCGCGGTGCTGACGTGACCGGTGTCGACATCTCGGCGGCACAACTGTCTTACGCACGAAAGCACGCCGATGAACGGGACCAGGACATCAGGTTCGTCGAGAGCAGCGTCACCGACATGCCGATGATTCCCGATGAGACGTACGACCTCGCGTTTTCGGCGTTCGCGTTCCAGTGGGTCGAGGACCTGCAAGCGTGTTTCGAGGAAGCCTACCGGGTACTCAAGCCGGACGGGAAACTCGTCTTCAGCGTCGACCATCCGTTTTACAAGATCGTCGATCCCGAAACCCAGACGTTCAAACAGAGTTACTTCGATATGTCGCCACGGAGACAGTACAGCGAGGCCTTTGACGCCGAGATGGTCATCCACCGGCGAAACATCGGCGAGACCGTACGGCTCCTCTTGGAGACTGGGTTCCACCTCGAGGGCGTGCACGAACCGGGGTACGATACCCCCGACGACTACGTCTCCGAGTTTGGGAGCTTCGACCCCGACCTCATGGCCACGGTTCCTCCGACGGTCATCTACTCGGGCCGAAAGCGTTAA
- the uvrB gene encoding excinuclease ABC subunit UvrB, whose protein sequence is MSNARGPLQPDRPDAATRFTVDAPFEPAGDQPAAIEALADGFDAGMDRQTLLGVTGSGKTNTVSWVIEETQQPTLVIAHNKTLAAQLYEEFRNLFPDNAVEYFVSYYDYYQPEAYVEQTDTYIDKDASINDEIDRLRHSATRSLLTRDDVIVVASVSAIYGLGDPSNYVDMAMRLEVGEEVGRDELLKRLVDLNYERNDIDFTNGTFRVRGDTIEIFPMYGRYAVRVEFWGDEIDRMRKVDPLEGDLKSDEPAVLVHPAEHYSLPEERLEQAVEEIRDDLDSRISYFERKGDLIAAQRIEERTTFDLEMMQETGYCSGIENYSVYLDDRESGDTPYTLLDYFPDDFLTVVDESHVTLPQIKGQHAGDKSRKDSLVENGFRLPTAYDNRPLTFEEFEERTDNTLYVSATPSDYEQDQSDQIVEQIVRPTYLVDPEVEVAPATGQVDDLMDRIDERIERDERTLVTTLTKRMAEDLTEYLEESGVDVAYMHDETDTLERHEIVRSLRLGEIDVLVGINLLREGLDIPEVSLVAILDADQEGFLRSETTLVQTMGRAARNVNGEVVLYADEPSNAMESAIEETRRRREIQREFNAEHGHEPMTIEKEVGETNLPGSKTDTSSVAGTELEDEDDAARYVEELEERMQEAASNLEFELAADIRDRLREVREEFDLAGEADEGVAPPAEDF, encoded by the coding sequence ATGAGTAACGCTCGCGGCCCACTCCAGCCGGACCGACCCGATGCAGCCACCCGGTTTACGGTCGATGCGCCGTTCGAACCGGCGGGTGACCAGCCGGCCGCTATCGAGGCGCTGGCCGACGGCTTCGATGCGGGGATGGACCGCCAGACGCTGCTCGGCGTGACTGGGTCGGGCAAGACCAACACCGTCTCGTGGGTGATCGAGGAGACCCAGCAGCCGACGCTGGTCATCGCTCACAACAAGACGCTGGCGGCCCAGCTCTACGAGGAGTTTCGGAACCTCTTCCCGGACAACGCCGTCGAGTACTTCGTCTCGTATTACGACTACTACCAGCCCGAAGCCTACGTCGAACAGACCGACACCTACATCGACAAGGACGCCTCGATCAACGACGAGATCGACCGCCTTCGCCACTCGGCAACCCGCTCGCTGCTCACCCGTGACGATGTCATCGTCGTCGCCAGCGTCTCTGCTATCTATGGATTGGGTGACCCAAGCAACTACGTCGACATGGCGATGCGACTCGAGGTCGGCGAGGAAGTGGGCCGTGACGAACTGCTGAAACGCCTGGTCGATCTGAACTACGAGCGCAACGATATCGACTTCACGAACGGCACGTTTCGGGTGCGCGGGGACACAATCGAAATCTTCCCCATGTACGGCCGCTACGCCGTCCGCGTCGAGTTCTGGGGCGACGAAATCGACCGGATGCGCAAGGTCGACCCGCTCGAGGGCGACCTCAAATCCGACGAACCCGCCGTCCTGGTCCACCCGGCAGAACACTACTCGCTGCCCGAAGAACGCCTCGAGCAGGCCGTCGAGGAGATTCGCGACGACCTGGACTCTCGTATCTCGTACTTCGAGCGCAAGGGCGACCTGATCGCCGCCCAGCGCATCGAGGAGCGGACGACGTTCGACCTCGAGATGATGCAGGAGACGGGCTACTGTTCGGGCATCGAGAACTACTCGGTGTACCTCGACGACCGCGAATCCGGCGACACGCCGTACACGTTGCTGGATTACTTCCCCGACGACTTTCTGACCGTGGTGGACGAATCTCACGTCACCCTCCCCCAGATCAAGGGCCAACACGCCGGCGACAAGTCCCGGAAGGACTCGCTGGTCGAGAACGGTTTCCGACTGCCGACGGCCTACGACAATCGCCCGCTGACGTTCGAGGAGTTCGAGGAACGTACGGATAACACGCTGTACGTCTCCGCGACGCCGAGTGACTACGAGCAAGATCAAAGTGATCAGATCGTCGAACAGATCGTTCGACCCACCTACCTCGTCGACCCCGAAGTCGAGGTCGCACCGGCGACGGGCCAGGTCGACGACCTCATGGATCGTATCGACGAGCGAATCGAGCGCGACGAACGTACCCTCGTGACGACGCTCACCAAACGGATGGCCGAAGACCTCACGGAGTACCTCGAGGAATCCGGGGTCGACGTCGCCTACATGCACGACGAGACGGACACGCTCGAGCGTCACGAAATCGTTCGCTCCCTTCGACTGGGCGAGATCGACGTGCTGGTCGGGATCAACCTCCTCCGGGAAGGCCTCGACATTCCCGAGGTGAGCCTCGTGGCGATTCTCGACGCCGACCAGGAGGGATTCCTCCGGAGCGAGACGACGCTGGTTCAGACGATGGGACGGGCCGCTCGAAACGTCAACGGCGAGGTCGTCCTCTACGCCGACGAGCCCTCGAACGCGATGGAATCCGCCATCGAGGAGACCCGTCGACGCCGTGAAATCCAGCGCGAGTTCAACGCAGAGCACGGCCACGAACCCATGACCATCGAGAAAGAAGTGGGTGAGACCAATCTTCCGGGCAGCAAGACCGACACCTCGAGTGTCGCCGGCACCGAACTCGAGGACGAAGACGACGCCGCCCGGTACGTCGAGGAACTCGAAGAGCGGATGCAGGAGGCGGCGAGCAACCTCGAGTTCGAACTCGCAGCGGATATCCGTGACCGCTTGCGAGAAGTCCGCGAGGAGTTCGACCTCGCCGGCGAGGCAGACGAGGGCGTTGCGCCACCAGCAGAAGACTTTTGA
- a CDS encoding nuclear transport factor 2 family protein yields the protein MSSQSSSDAAPLEVAFAFYAACNKSATDTITRLLTVDATWVDREANGSKTYQGRSAVLERTMRSSDGGESNPQIVPTSIDRVTDAEIVVRGRILESPRETPFTDRIDVDGGHIRGVVRERGSQRSGPETHEKSGPDTHQQSRSPTRGERGHGVK from the coding sequence ATGTCATCCCAATCGTCATCGGACGCAGCCCCACTCGAGGTGGCGTTCGCGTTCTACGCCGCGTGCAACAAGTCCGCAACCGATACGATCACCCGGTTGCTCACCGTCGACGCAACCTGGGTCGACCGGGAGGCTAACGGCTCGAAAACCTATCAGGGACGGTCGGCCGTGCTCGAGCGCACGATGCGTTCGTCCGACGGAGGCGAATCGAATCCACAGATCGTTCCGACGAGTATCGACCGCGTGACCGATGCCGAAATCGTCGTCAGGGGCCGGATTCTCGAGAGCCCGCGGGAAACACCGTTTACCGACCGAATCGACGTCGATGGTGGCCACATCCGGGGGGTCGTTCGTGAGCGTGGAAGCCAACGGTCCGGGCCAGAAACCCACGAAAAGTCGGGGCCGGATACCCACCAACAGTCCAGGTCCCCCACTCGAGGCGAGCGCGGCCACGGCGTCAAATAA
- a CDS encoding carboxylate--amine ligase: protein MQPSAHERTRDARAERASVIVPGITAPSTVACIRSLNPRGVETVVGSENRTTPASVSSYCDRFITLPDPRRDLETYGETLLALAARPNVETIIPVREEDVYALSVNKADFAEEIGTPFPDFDTLRRVQDRVELFAAAEAAGVGAPDTRLLDEWDDWDREMIIKPRYTVAAPEYLGADADLSDIGSTVYHEPGTPPAVESMLNDWGHVPLAQAYVPDSREYGFFALYDHGEPVATFQHCQKRGYKYSGGPSSYRESVDIPELEAAGLALLDELEWHGLAMVEFLRDPETGEFKLMEINPRFWSSLPFTVRAGVDFPLYYWQLATGEPVTANSSYKVDIGGHLLRGEACHLHSVLADDFPLVERPAFTTALADVATSIVSEPRFDYAVADDYWPFLRDGVTFVKSALAEQAQSILDEDEPETDHSLEGSTDGIESTAGPLEEATGRTKTS from the coding sequence ATGCAGCCGTCTGCTCACGAACGCACCAGGGACGCCCGCGCCGAACGGGCGAGCGTCATCGTGCCGGGGATCACCGCCCCCAGCACGGTCGCCTGTATCCGGTCACTCAATCCACGAGGGGTCGAAACCGTCGTCGGCTCGGAGAATCGGACGACCCCCGCCTCCGTCTCGAGTTACTGCGACCGATTCATCACCCTCCCCGATCCTCGGCGCGACCTCGAAACCTACGGCGAGACACTGCTCGCACTCGCGGCGCGACCGAACGTCGAGACGATCATCCCCGTTCGCGAGGAGGACGTGTACGCCCTGTCTGTCAACAAAGCCGATTTCGCCGAGGAGATCGGCACTCCCTTCCCCGACTTCGACACGCTACGTCGCGTTCAAGACCGGGTCGAACTGTTCGCCGCAGCCGAAGCTGCCGGCGTTGGCGCACCCGATACCCGCCTGCTCGACGAGTGGGACGACTGGGATCGCGAGATGATCATCAAGCCACGATACACCGTCGCCGCACCCGAGTATCTCGGCGCTGACGCCGACCTGAGCGACATCGGGTCGACGGTCTATCACGAACCCGGCACCCCGCCAGCCGTCGAGTCCATGCTCAACGACTGGGGCCACGTCCCGCTCGCACAGGCGTACGTCCCCGACTCGCGAGAGTACGGCTTTTTCGCCCTGTATGACCACGGCGAGCCGGTCGCGACCTTCCAGCACTGCCAGAAACGCGGCTACAAGTACAGCGGCGGCCCCAGTTCCTATCGCGAATCGGTCGACATCCCCGAACTCGAGGCCGCCGGCCTCGCCCTGCTCGACGAACTCGAGTGGCACGGGCTGGCGATGGTCGAGTTCCTGCGCGACCCCGAGACAGGCGAGTTCAAACTGATGGAGATAAATCCTCGATTCTGGTCGTCCCTGCCGTTTACCGTCCGTGCCGGCGTCGACTTCCCGCTGTATTACTGGCAGCTAGCGACCGGGGAGCCGGTGACCGCCAACTCGAGTTACAAAGTCGATATCGGCGGCCACCTCCTGCGAGGGGAAGCCTGTCACCTGCACAGCGTTCTCGCCGACGACTTCCCGCTCGTCGAGCGACCGGCATTCACGACGGCACTCGCCGATGTCGCGACCTCGATAGTCAGTGAGCCGCGATTCGATTACGCCGTCGCCGACGACTATTGGCCGTTCCTCAGAGACGGCGTCACCTTCGTGAAATCGGCGCTGGCCGAGCAGGCACAATCGATCCTCGACGAGGACGAACCTGAAACCGACCATTCGCTCGAGGGCAGTACCGACGGCATCGAGTCGACGGCGGGCCCGCTCGAGGAGGCGACCGGTCGGACGAAGACGAGTTGA
- the larE gene encoding ATP-dependent sacrificial sulfur transferase LarE encodes MTTLEAKREGALTDLAEHDGVLVAFSGGVDSSTVAALAAEALGEDAVACTAKSETLPEAELEDAKRVAEEIGIRHEIVEFSELDSDAFIANDEDRCYHCRTMRLGKMLEKARELGIETVCDGTNADDPGAGHRPGLQAVEELEIHSPLLAHDFSKAEVRGLADEYGLSVADKPSMACLSSRIPTGLAVTEERLTRVEQAEALVRQWGFEGFRVRDHDGLARIEVAPEDLEDALDPAFVESIRDPLADLGFDHVTLDLHGYRTGSVSPGGGLEEDSSDDDPLVADVFSAEYPRADGS; translated from the coding sequence ATGACGACGCTCGAGGCCAAACGAGAAGGTGCACTCACGGATCTCGCCGAACACGACGGCGTGCTGGTCGCCTTCTCCGGCGGCGTCGATTCCAGTACGGTTGCTGCCCTCGCCGCGGAGGCACTTGGCGAGGACGCAGTGGCCTGTACCGCAAAGAGCGAGACGCTGCCCGAGGCCGAACTCGAGGATGCAAAGCGGGTCGCCGAGGAAATCGGTATTCGTCACGAAATCGTCGAATTCTCCGAACTCGACAGCGACGCGTTCATCGCCAACGACGAGGACCGGTGTTATCACTGCCGGACGATGCGCCTGGGGAAGATGCTCGAGAAAGCGCGCGAACTCGGGATCGAAACCGTCTGTGACGGGACGAACGCTGACGACCCCGGCGCTGGGCATCGGCCGGGGCTCCAGGCGGTCGAAGAACTCGAGATCCACTCCCCGCTGCTCGCCCACGATTTCTCGAAAGCGGAGGTTCGGGGACTCGCCGACGAATACGGCCTCTCCGTCGCGGACAAGCCCTCGATGGCGTGTCTCTCCTCTCGCATTCCGACGGGGTTGGCGGTGACAGAAGAACGCCTGACCCGCGTCGAGCAGGCCGAAGCCCTCGTTCGACAGTGGGGCTTCGAGGGCTTTCGGGTACGCGACCACGACGGCCTCGCTCGTATCGAGGTGGCTCCCGAGGACCTCGAGGACGCCCTGGATCCGGCGTTCGTCGAGTCGATTCGTGACCCGCTCGCCGACCTCGGTTTCGACCACGTAACCCTCGATTTACACGGCTACCGAACCGGCAGCGTCAGCCCCGGCGGCGGACTCGAGGAAGACTCGAGTGACGACGACCCACTGGTTGCCGACGTGTTCAGTGCGGAGTATCCGCGAGCTGATGGCTCGTGA
- a CDS encoding ABC transporter permease, giving the protein MEWSVVAGVVLIGLIHGVLPDHGWPIAATYALERPRRFFHGFLAASILGIGHLVSSVVLVLAYFWVSGFASFAEGPWLKYVAGTLLIGLGVYEYRYGGHGHVHEHDDEHVDEDGGNHGHDGHSHQHDDHGHTHDDHSHANQHSNEHGNDDHSHHDDHGHTHLDESHAERGLFTLGTTALVLGFAHEEPIQILAICIGTDRCLELMLIYSLAVIGAIIAPTLLLIAGYERHRETVERYTPYLPALTATVLVLMGLAFITGVV; this is encoded by the coding sequence ATGGAGTGGAGTGTGGTCGCCGGCGTGGTTCTCATCGGGCTGATTCACGGCGTGTTGCCCGACCACGGCTGGCCGATCGCTGCGACCTACGCACTCGAGCGCCCCCGGCGATTTTTCCACGGCTTTCTGGCCGCGTCGATTCTGGGTATCGGCCACCTCGTGAGCAGCGTCGTGCTGGTGCTCGCGTACTTCTGGGTGAGCGGATTCGCATCGTTCGCCGAGGGGCCCTGGCTGAAATACGTCGCTGGGACGCTGTTGATCGGACTCGGCGTCTACGAGTATCGGTACGGTGGACACGGACACGTTCACGAGCACGACGATGAACACGTCGATGAAGACGGAGGCAATCACGGCCACGACGGCCACAGCCACCAGCATGACGACCACGGACACACGCACGACGACCACAGCCACGCCAACCAACATAGCAACGAACACGGCAACGACGACCACAGCCACCACGACGATCACGGACACACGCACCTCGACGAGTCACACGCCGAGCGCGGCCTCTTCACCCTCGGAACCACCGCACTCGTGCTCGGGTTCGCCCACGAAGAACCCATCCAGATTCTCGCCATCTGCATCGGCACCGACCGCTGCCTCGAGTTGATGCTAATTTATTCGCTGGCAGTCATCGGCGCTATCATCGCCCCGACCTTGCTGTTGATCGCCGGCTACGAGCGCCATCGAGAAACCGTCGAGCGTTACACGCCGTATTTGCCAGCCCTCACCGCCACTGTCCTGGTACTCATGGGATTGGCCTTCATCACGGGAGTCGTCTGA
- a CDS encoding metallophosphoesterase family protein — translation MTLHAGQVLARLERPTSPERTRLAVCSDIHLATDATGTWKVFHRTERHLQAAVDCVNERDIDGVVIAGDLTRNGRPVEFDRFDELARFGPPTVAVPGNHDQPTTFDQTESLPVSDFEARYTPGGLPFRVRVGGLELIGLDSHAARPGSPAESWAGRVDAETIVWLDETLEQTDADETVVTIHHNLPATGALYERWGEVLPVMDEVPGFTNPEPLLEILRDHDVALVITGHLHFPAIEDGDGVRELTVPAVSSFPHALLVLEVGPEGTVIRQLPLTDGDGMVESIAHGYEKDRVLLSAAQGATYPLVDEFEEQR, via the coding sequence ATGACGCTCCACGCCGGGCAGGTACTGGCTCGCCTCGAGCGACCGACAAGCCCAGAACGGACACGTCTCGCGGTGTGTTCCGATATTCACCTCGCGACCGACGCAACCGGGACCTGGAAAGTGTTTCACCGGACCGAACGCCACCTCCAGGCCGCCGTCGACTGCGTCAACGAGCGCGATATCGATGGCGTCGTGATCGCGGGCGACCTGACGCGAAACGGCAGGCCGGTCGAGTTCGACCGTTTCGACGAACTGGCACGGTTCGGCCCGCCGACCGTCGCCGTCCCTGGCAATCACGACCAGCCGACCACTTTCGACCAGACGGAGTCGCTCCCCGTTTCGGATTTCGAGGCGCGATACACGCCCGGTGGCCTCCCGTTTCGGGTTCGAGTGGGCGGACTCGAACTCATCGGCCTCGATAGCCACGCCGCCCGGCCGGGGTCGCCAGCCGAAAGCTGGGCCGGGCGCGTCGACGCCGAAACGATCGTGTGGCTGGACGAAACGCTCGAGCAGACGGATGCGGACGAAACCGTCGTCACCATCCACCACAACCTGCCAGCGACCGGCGCGCTGTACGAACGATGGGGTGAGGTCCTTCCGGTCATGGACGAAGTGCCAGGATTCACCAACCCCGAACCGTTGCTCGAGATACTGCGCGATCACGACGTCGCCCTCGTCATCACCGGCCACTTGCACTTTCCGGCTATCGAAGACGGCGACGGCGTCAGGGAGTTGACCGTCCCGGCCGTCTCCTCGTTTCCCCACGCGCTGCTCGTGCTCGAGGTCGGCCCCGAGGGTACCGTCATCCGTCAGTTACCCCTCACTGACGGCGACGGAATGGTCGAGTCCATCGCCCACGGCTACGAGAAAGACCGCGTGTTGCTGTCTGCGGCCCAGGGCGCGACGTATCCGCTGGTAGACGAGTTCGAGGAACAGCGGTAG